A genomic window from Triticum urartu cultivar G1812 chromosome 7, Tu2.1, whole genome shotgun sequence includes:
- the LOC125522790 gene encoding xyloglucan O-acetyltransferase 2-like has protein sequence MGGMQVVTTHSHCSFLKNFLAGAVFTLSLVYILLHSTPSSLLSYTNPVGAFQAHRTSTISPPLPPPPQAWQQCDYTTGKWVWDGSVSGRRYDSENCDMVSAEKCVVNGKPDNGYLNWRWQPAGCNLSALDPAEFLRAVRGKLLGFVGDSTARNQAESLVCFLSTVSRPETTHQYEDHPMSHKFWRWVFPAPHNVSVSTYWSPFLVRAEGRSVDYAMTHDTLFLDALTEPWTADVEAMDVMVISAGHWFNHQAVYYDKGQIAGVFARPDVNETDIAGGYIGAYRKVIRRVLEYVHEKSSGDKQKLVVVSTMAPAHFDAKYASNHRDACSRPNPYDEGEVPEDGGTAEMRKAVLEEAAAAAAAAKRQRRGLRFDVLDVTRLASMRPDGHPGAYIVKDRYGAGKPVPETVFNDCLHWCAPGPVDTFNDILVHILAASG, from the exons ATGGGAGGAATGCAAGTAGTAACGACTCATAGCCATTGTTCCTTCCTCAAGAACTTCCTCGCTGGTGCTGTGTTCACCTTGTCTCTCGTTTACATCCTCCTCCACTCCACTCCATCTTCTTTGCTCTCATATACCAATCCTGTTGGTGCATTTCAAGCACATCGCACAAGCACAATTAGCCCTCCTCTCCCACCTCCTCCTCAAG CTTGGCAGCAATGCGACTATACCACCGGGAAGTGGGTGTGGGATGGCAGCGTGAGCGGCCGGCGGTACGACAGCGAAAACTGCGACATGGTGAGCGCGGAGAAGTGCGTCGTCAACGGCAAGCCGGACAACGGGTACCTGAACTGGCGGTGGCAGCCGGCGGGGTGTAACCTCTCGGCGCTGGACCCGGCTGAGTTCCTCCGGGCAGTCCggggcaagctcctgggtttcgTCGGCGACTCCACGGCGCGCAACCAGGCCGAGTCCCTCGTCTGCTTCCTCTCCACGGTGTCGCGGCCCGAGACGACGCACCAGTACGAGGATCATCCGATGTCCCACAAATTCTGGCGGTGGGTCTTCCCGGCGCCGCACAACGTCAGCGTCTCCACGTACTGGTCGCCGTTCCTGGTGCGTGCCGAGGGCAGGTCGGTGGACTACGCCATGACGCACGACACGCTGTTCCTGGACGCGCTCACCGAGCCGTGGACGGCGGACGTGGAGGCGATGGACGTGATGGTGATCTCGGCGGGGCACTGGTTCAACCACCAGGCCGTCTACTACGACAAGGGGCAGATCGCCGGCGTGTTTGCCCGTCCGGACGTGAACGAGACCGACATCGCCGGCGGCTACATCGGCGCGTACCGCAAGGTGATCCGGAGGGTGCTTGAGTACGTCCACGAAAAGTCGAGCGGCGACAAGCAGAAGCTGGTGGTGGTGTCAACCATGGCACCGGCGCACTTCGACGCCAAGTACGCGTCGAACCACCGGGATGCGTGCTCGCGGCCTAATCCGTATGATGAGGGAGAGGTGCCCGAGGATGGGGGCACGGCCGAGATGAGGAAGGCCGTGCTGGaggaagcggcggcggcggcggcggcggcaaaaAGGCAGCGACGGGGGCTGCGGTTCGACGTGCTGGACGTGACGAGGCTGGCGTCCATGCGGCCCGATGGGCACCCAGGCGCCTACATCGTCAAGGACAGGTACGGTGCCGGAAAGCCCGTGCCGGAGACGGTGTTCAACGACTGCCTGCACTGGTGCGCGCCGGGGCCGGTGGACACCTTCAACGACATACTGGTGCACATTCTGGCCGCAAGCGGCTGA